GTGAGCGCCCTGGCCCAGGATCTCGCGGAGGTCCGCCGGGCCGTGGACCTCTTCGGGGGGCCGGTGCGGGGGCAGGGCTAGGGCGGGAGCGTCTGGCCGGGGCCGAGGCCGCCGGGGCCGGGACCGTCAGGATCGGGGCAGGGGCCGTCAGGGCCGGGGTCAGGTCACGGTAGCTCGCGTGTGAGGTCCCGGGGTTCCAGGGGTTCTGGAGGTCCGGGGCTCCAAGTGTCCGGTGTACGGGCAGCGTCCATCGGGCGAGCCCGGCCGGCGGCGGCTGTGTCGACGGGGCGCGAGGATCCGCAGGGCCACGTCGATCGGACGATCCCGGCGTGCGGCGGCCGTGTCATGGGGCGCCGCGGAGTCCGCTGGGTCGTGCCGCGGGGTGCCGTGGAGTCGCTCCGGCCGAGTGGTGGGGCGCCGTGGTGTCGCTCCGCCCGTGTGGTGGGGCGTTCCGGCGTTCGTCCGGCGTGTCGTGGGGTGCTCCGGAGGGTCGCCCGGGCCGCCCGGTCCACCCGGTGTGCGGCGCGGTGTCCGTACAGCCGTGTCGTGGGGTGTTCCGGCGTCCCCCGGCCCCGGCGCGGGGCGAACCCGAGGGCCCACCCGGCCAACCGGCGCCGTCCCGCCCGTCCGTCCACCCGGCCGGTGCCGTCAGGCCATCACGCGGGGGTCTGGCTGGCCAGGGCCTCGGACAGTTCGCCGGCGACCTGCTGGAGCACCGGCACGATCTTCTCCGTCGCCGCTTCCGTGACGCGGCCCGCCGGGCCGGAGATGGAAATGGCCGCGGCGGTGGGGGAGTCGGGGACCGGGACCGCGAGGCAGCGGACGCCGATCTCCTGTTCGTTGTCGTCGATCGCGTAGCCCTGGCGGCGCACGTCCTCCAGCGCCGCGAGGAACCCGTCGGGCGTCGTGATCGTCTTGTCCGTCGCGGCGGGCATGCCCGTACGGCTGAGCAGGGCGCGCACCTCCTCCGGCGGGAAACCGGCGAGCAGTGCCTTGCCCACGCCCGTGGAGTGCGGCAGCACGCGCCGGCCGACCTCCGTGAACATGCGCATCGAGTGCTTCGACGGCACCTGCGCCACGTAGACGATCTCGTCCCCGTCCAGCAGCGCCATGTTCGCCGTCTCGCCGGTCTCCTCGACCAGCCGGGCGAGATAGGGCCGCGCCCAGGTGCCCAGCAGCCGGGAGGCGGACTCGCCGAGGCGGATCAGGCGCGGACCCAGCGCGTACCGGCGGTTGGCCTGCTGGCGTACGTACCCGCAGGCCACCAGCGTGCGCATCAGGCGGTGGATGGTCGGCAGGGGCAGCCCGCTGCTCGCGGACAGCTCGCTCAGACCGACCTCGCCGCCCGCGTCCGCCATCCGTTCGAGC
The genomic region above belongs to Streptomyces coeruleorubidus and contains:
- the allR gene encoding allantoin degradation transcriptional regulator AllR, which codes for MPTSSASTTDSARSSANGGVQSLERAFDLLERMADAGGEVGLSELSASSGLPLPTIHRLMRTLVACGYVRQQANRRYALGPRLIRLGESASRLLGTWARPYLARLVEETGETANMALLDGDEIVYVAQVPSKHSMRMFTEVGRRVLPHSTGVGKALLAGFPPEEVRALLSRTGMPAATDKTITTPDGFLAALEDVRRQGYAIDDNEQEIGVRCLAVPVPDSPTAAAISISGPAGRVTEAATEKIVPVLQQVAGELSEALASQTPA